The Mercurialis annua linkage group LG2, ddMerAnnu1.2, whole genome shotgun sequence genome contains a region encoding:
- the LOC126667664 gene encoding casein kinase 1-like protein 1: MEPRVGNKFRLGRKIGSGSFGEIYLGTNIQSNEEVAIKLENIKTKHPQLLYESKLYRILQGGTGIPNVRWFGVEGDYNVLVMDLLGPSLEDLFNFCSRKLSLKSVLMLADQMINRVEFVHSKSFLHRDIKPDNFLMGLGRRANQVYMIDFGLAKKYRDSSTHQHIPYRENKNLTGTARYASMNTHLGIEQSRRDDLESLGYVLMYFLRGSLPWQGLKAGTKKQKYEKISEKKVSTSIEALCRGYPTEFASYFHYCRSLRFDDKPDYAYLKRIFRDLFIREGFQFDYVFDWTILKYQQSQLANPPARALGPGIGTSSGMPPAIGSADRQTGGEEARQVGQSMDAARRRLSGPILNSGSFAKQKSPVANDSLAAKDPILPSSAFMGRSSRSSRQPAGVSSSRDVYVGSEADPQRSRTTDASPGAMHKIASGQRSPPLGSSDPRRSSSARNATHMKSYESALKGIEGLNFDTDDKVHY, translated from the exons GAAAACATTAAGACAAAGCATCCTCAGTTGCTGTACGAATCAAAGTTGTACAGAATTCTCCAAGGAGGAA CTGGAATACCAAATGTGAGGTGGTTTGGTGTTGAGGGGGACTATAATGTTTTAGTGATGGATTTACTTGGACCTAGTCTTGAAGATCTGTTTAACTTCTGCAGTAGGAAATTGTCTTTAAAGTCAGTTCTTATGCTTGCTGATCAAATG ATCAATCGCGTCGAGTTTGTTCACTCGAAATCATTTCTACATAGAGATATTAAGCCGGATAATTTTCTTATGGGCTTGGGAAGACGAGCAAATCAG GTCTACATGATTGACTTCGGTCTGGCAAAAAAATATAGAGATAGTTCAACCCATCAACATATTCCTTACAG agaaaataaaaatttgacagGAACTGCTAGATATGCTAGTATGAATACTCACCTTGGAATTG AGCAAAGCCGGAGGGATGACTTAGAATCTTTGGGTTATGTTCTCATGTACTTTCTAAGAGGAAG TCTTCCTTGGCAAGGACTGAAAGCAGGAACAAAGAAGCAGAAGTATGAGAAAATTAGCGAAAAGAAGGTTTCTACTTCAATTGAG GCCCTATGTCGTGGTTATCCAACCGAATTTGCATCTTACTTTCATTACTGCCGTTCCTTACGATTTGATGATAAACCTGATTATGCATACTTGAAAAGAATATTCCGCGATCTCTTCATTCGCGAGG GCTTCCAGTTCGATTATGTTTTTGACTGGACTATATTGAAGTATCAGCAATCACAGCTGGCTAATCCTCCAGCTCGTGCCCTT GGCCCTGGGATTGGAACTAGTTCTGGAATGCCTCCGGCTATTGGCAGTGCTGACAGACAGACAG GTGGAGAAGAAGCTCGACAAGTTGGTCAGTCAATGGATGCTGCTCGGCGCAGACTATCAGGACCTATTCTGAATTCTGGAAGTTTTGCAAAGCAGAAGAGTCCAGTGGCCAATGATTCTCTAGCTGCAAAGGATCCTATT TTACCTAGTTCTGCTTTCATGGGGAGATCAAGCCGATCTTCAAGACAACCGGCAGGTGTTTCTTCTAGTCGTGATGTATATGTTGGAAGCGAAGCTGATCCCCAACGCTCTCGCACAACAGATGCTAGCCCAGGAGCAATGCATAAAATAGCAAGTGGACAAAGGAGTCCTCCCCTTGGATCTTCAGATCCGAGGCGGTCATCATCAGCCCGAAATGCTACACACATGAAATCTTATGAGTCTGCCCTCAAGGGAATTGAGGGCCTGAATTTTGACACTGATGATAAGGTTCACTATTAG
- the LOC126667665 gene encoding 26S proteasome non-ATPase regulatory subunit 11 homolog, whose amino-acid sequence MSTSYLPATADSIAEASEAKTPSESISIYYRILENPSSSAESLRIKEQVITNLSDLLRQENRGEELRSLLTQLRPFFALIPKAKTAKIVRGIIDAVAKIPGTSDLQISLCKEMVKWTRDEKRTFLRQRVEARLAALLMESKQYSEALSLLSGLIKEVRRLDDKLLLVDIDLLESKLHFSLRNLPKAKAALTAARTAANAIYVPPAQQGTIDLQSGILHAEEKDYKTAYSYFFEAFEAFNALEDSRAVFSLKYMLLCKIMVNQADDVAGVISSKAGLQYVGPELDAMKAVADAHSKRSLKLFETALRDYKAQLEEDPIVHRHLSSLYDTLLEQNLCRLIEPFSRVEIVHIAELIELPVDHVEKKLSQMILDKKFAGTLDQGAGCLVIFDDPKTDAIYPATLETISNIGKVVDSLYVRSAKIMA is encoded by the coding sequence ATGTCTACATCATATCTTCCTGCAACCGCTGATTCGATTGCTGAAGCTTCGGAAGCGAAAACCCCATCCGAATCCATTTCTATCTATTACCGCATACTAGAGAATCCTTCATCTTCGGCTGAATCCCTAAGGATCAAAGAACAGGTTATAACGAATCTCTCGGATCTTCTCAGACAGGAGAATCGTGGGGAGGAGCTTCGAAGCCTTTTGACTCAATTAAGGCCGTTTTTTGCCTTGATTCCAAAGGCAAAAACTGCTAAAATTGTTCGCGGGATAATTGACGCAGTAGCTAAAATACCGGGCACATCTGATCTCCAGATCTCGCTTTGTAAAGAAATGGTTAAGTGGACTCGTGATGAGAAGCGGACGTTTCTTCGGCAGAGAGTTGAAGCGAGGCTCGCAGCGCTTTTGATGGAAAGCAAGCAGTACTCGGAGGCTTTAAGTCTGCTTTCTGGGCTAATCAAGGAGGTGAGGCGATTGGACGATAAGCTTCTTCTTGTGGACATAGACTTACTGGAGAGCAAGCTTCACTTTTCTCTTAGAAACCTTCCCAAAGCCAAGGCGGCACTCACTGCTGCAAGAACAGCAGCCAATGCAATTTATGTCCCTCCAGCTCAACAGGGTACTATAGATTTACAGAGTGGGATCCTTCATGCCGAAGAGAAGGATTACAAGACTGCATACAGTTACTTCTTTGAAGCATTTGAAGCTTTCAATGCTCTCGAAGATTCCCGAGCAGTATTTAGCCTGAAATATATGCTGTTGTGCAAAATCATGGTAAACCAAGCTGATGATGTTGCAGGGGTAATCTCATCCAAGGCCGGGTTACAATACGTAGGACCAGAGCTTGATGCTATGAAAGCTGTTGCAGATGCTCATTCAAAACGTTCTCTAAAGCTCTTTGAGACTGCACTCCGTGATTACAAGGCTCAACTAGAGGAAGACCCAATTGTTCATCGACACTTGTCTTCCCTGTATGACACATTGTTGGAGCAAAATCTTTGCAGATTGATCGAGCCTTTCTCAAGAGTTGAAATCGTGCATATAGCTGAGCTAATTGAACTGCCGGTAGATCATGTGGAGAAGAAATTGTCGCAGATGATCCTTGATAAGAAGTTTGCAGGGACGTTGGACCAGGGCGCTGGATGCCTTGTCATTTTCGATGATCCTAAGACCGATGCAATCTACCCAGCGACACTGGAGACAATTTCCAATATCGGTAAGGTAGTTGATAGCCTGTATGTCAGATCAGCTAAGATAATGGCTTAA